In the genome of Pseudomonas sp. HS6, one region contains:
- the accD gene encoding acetyl-CoA carboxylase, carboxyltransferase subunit beta produces MSNWLVDKLIPSIMRSEVKKSSVPEGLWHKCPSCEAVLYRPELEKTLDVCPKCNHHMRIGARARIDIFLDAEGRAELGADLEPVDRLKFRDGKKYKDRLVAAQKQTGEKDALISMSGTLLGMPVVVSAFEFSFMGGSMGAIVGERFVRAANYALENRCPMICFAASGGARMQEALISLMQMAKTSAVLARLREEGIPFISVLTDPVYGGVSASLAMLGDVIVGEPKALIGFAGPRVIEQTVREKLPEGFQRSEFLLEHGAIDLIIDRRELRPRLGNLLAQLTGKPTPTFVAAPIEPIVVPPVPANV; encoded by the coding sequence ATGAGCAACTGGTTGGTAGACAAGCTGATCCCTTCGATCATGCGTTCCGAGGTCAAGAAGAGCTCGGTGCCTGAAGGTCTGTGGCACAAATGCCCGTCCTGCGAGGCTGTGCTGTATCGTCCGGAGCTGGAAAAGACCCTGGACGTTTGCCCTAAATGCAACCACCACATGCGCATCGGCGCACGTGCACGCATCGACATTTTCCTGGATGCCGAAGGCCGTGCCGAACTGGGCGCTGACCTGGAGCCGGTTGACCGTCTGAAATTCCGCGACGGCAAGAAATACAAGGATCGTCTGGTCGCTGCCCAGAAGCAGACCGGCGAGAAAGACGCACTGATTTCCATGAGCGGTACCCTGCTGGGCATGCCGGTGGTGGTTTCGGCATTCGAATTCAGCTTCATGGGCGGTTCCATGGGCGCCATCGTCGGTGAGCGCTTCGTGCGCGCCGCCAATTACGCACTGGAAAACCGCTGCCCGATGATCTGCTTCGCCGCCTCCGGTGGCGCGCGGATGCAGGAAGCCCTGATCTCGCTGATGCAGATGGCCAAGACGTCGGCTGTGCTGGCGCGTCTGCGTGAAGAAGGCATTCCATTCATCTCCGTGCTGACCGACCCGGTCTACGGCGGCGTTTCCGCCAGTCTGGCGATGCTGGGCGACGTGATCGTCGGTGAGCCGAAAGCCCTGATCGGCTTCGCCGGTCCGCGCGTGATCGAGCAGACCGTTCGCGAAAAACTGCCGGAAGGCTTCCAGCGCAGCGAGTTCCTGCTGGAGCACGGTGCAATCGACCTGATCATCGACCGTCGCGAGCTGCGTCCGCGTCTGGGCAACCTGCTGGCGCAACTGACCGGCAAGCCGACGCCGACCTTCGTTGCCGCGCCGATTGAGCCGATCGTCGTTCCGCCGGTGCCTGCCAACGTATGA
- a CDS encoding phosphoribosylanthranilate isomerase: MSAVRSKICGITRIEDALAAVEAGADAIGFVFYAKSPRAVTVQQARAIIAALPPFVTTVGLFVNASRCELGEILDAVPLDLLQFHGDETATDCEGWHRPYIKALRVKAGDDIAAACDAYPSASGVLLDTYVEGVPGGTGEAFDWSLIPKGLSKPLILAGGLTPENVADAVARVRPYAVDVSGGVEASKGIKDHAKIRAFINAVR, encoded by the coding sequence ATGTCGGCCGTTCGCAGCAAGATTTGCGGGATTACCCGCATAGAAGATGCGTTGGCAGCCGTCGAGGCCGGGGCCGATGCCATAGGGTTTGTGTTCTACGCCAAGAGTCCACGGGCGGTAACCGTTCAGCAGGCGCGGGCGATCATCGCCGCATTGCCGCCGTTCGTGACCACGGTCGGGCTGTTCGTCAATGCCAGTCGCTGCGAGCTCGGGGAAATCCTCGATGCCGTGCCACTGGATCTGTTGCAATTTCACGGCGATGAAACCGCCACCGACTGCGAAGGCTGGCACCGGCCGTACATCAAGGCCCTGCGGGTCAAGGCTGGCGACGACATCGCCGCCGCCTGCGATGCCTACCCGAGCGCCAGTGGCGTGCTGCTCGATACTTATGTTGAAGGCGTGCCCGGTGGAACCGGCGAGGCGTTCGACTGGTCATTGATTCCCAAGGGTTTGAGTAAACCGCTGATTCTGGCCGGTGGTCTGACACCGGAGAATGTCGCCGACGCGGTCGCCCGGGTGCGGCCGTATGCGGTGGATGTCAGTGGCGGGGTAGAGGCGAGCAAGGGCATCAAGGATCACGCAAAGATTCGGGCGTTCATCAACGCCGTACGTTGA